The genomic DNA GCTCGATGCGCAGCGACAGCTGCCGCAGCGTCCACCGCTCACCCGGCGGGACCTCGCCCTCGACCGCGACGCGCGGGGCGCGCTCGGGCGCCGGCTCGTCGAAGCGCGGGCCACCGGGCGCCGTGCCGCTCAGGACCCGGGGCTCGGGGTAGCGGAACGACACGTCGGCGAACTCGACCGAGCCGCCCGACACGGTCGGGGGCAGCGGCCGGGCGCCGGGGCGCTCCACGATCGCCGGGACGAGGTCGAGGTACTCGAAGATCCGCCGGAACAGCGCCAGCGAGGTCTGCACGTCGAGCGTGACCCGCATGAGCTGGATCAGCGGCATCTGCAGACGTGCCTGCAGGGTCGTGAAGGCGACGAGCGTCCCGGCGGTGAGCGTGGCCGCCCCGGCGGTGACGCGGCCGGTGATGATGAAGCCCGCCGCCAGGTAGATCAGGGCCGGGGTGATCGCGAAGAACGTCTGCACCAGGGCGAAGAAGGCGCGCCCGGTCATGGCCTGCTCGACCTGGAGCCGCGTCTGGCGGGCGTTCTCCTCGCGGTAGCGGCGGACCTCGGAGCCGGCGCGGTTGAAGACCTTCGCCAGCAGGATGCCCGAGACCGACAGCGACTCCTCGGTGATCGCGGTCATCTCCGACAGCGACTCCTGCGTGCGCCGGGCCAGGCGCTGGCGACGGCGTCCCACGCGCAGCTGCAGCCACACGAACAGCGGCATCAGGACGAGCGTGATGACCGTCAGCTGCCAGCTCAGCAGGACCATGGCGACGAACGCCGAGATGACCGTCACCGAGTTCTGCACGATGGTCGTCGCCGTGTCGGTGAGGACCGTGCGGACCCCGCTCACGTCGTTGGCCAGCCGCGACTGGATCGCCCCGGTCTTGGTGGCGGTGAAGAACGCCAGCTCCATCTTCTGCAGGTGGGCGAAGAGGTCGCCGCGCAGGTCGGCCATCGCGGAGTTGCCGATCGTGCTGGTCAGCCAGTTCTGCCCGATGCCGATCAGCGCGGTCGCCACCGGGATCGCGCAGAGCCCGGCGACCAGCCAGCCGAGCAGGTGGAAGTCCGGCGCCCGGCCGTCGACCGGGAACAGGGCGTCGTCGAAGACGGCCTTGGTCAGGAACGGTGCGGCCACGCCGAGCAGCGCGGAGAGCACGACCGCGGCGAGGACCAGCAGCATCTTGGTCTTGTACGGCGCCAGCAGCCGGGCGATCCGGCGCAGCGTGCTGGGTCCGACGCGCTCACCGGCCGCGCCCGGCGCGTCGGGGGCCACGCTGACGTCGGTCATGGCGCGAGCCTAGGCGCGGGCGCCGCCAGCCTCAGCCGGCACGGGCGTCGAGCCGCGCGAGGACCTTCTCGACCGTGCCGAGCGTGCGGGTGGTGGCGCTGACGCCGACGACCCGGCTGAAGCCCGCCGCGAGCCGGCTGCGGGCCTGCCCGGCGCCGTAGCGGACCCACACCTCCCGCCCGTGGACGGCGTACGGCTCCGCCTCCGTGGCCACCGCGGCGAGCCGGTCCTCCACGCCCGCGGGCGGCTCGCCGACGAGGAAGGCGACCGTGACCTGGCTCGCCGAGGCGTCCGGGAAGGGGTTCGCGGCGAGCACCGCCCGCAGCTCGGCGGCCGTCCGCACCGTCACGTCGACGTCCGCGCCGTACTCCTCCCGGAGGGCGTGTGTGAGCTCACGCTCGACGGCGCTCGCGGCCCGGTCGGTGGTGAGCACGAGGTTGCCGGTGCGTAGGTAGGTCCAGGCGTCCGCGTAGCCGAGTCCCCCGGCGAGCTCGACGAGCCGGGGCATCGAGACCGCCCGGTCGGCCCCGAGGTTCACACCCCGCAGGAACGCCACGTACGTCGTCATCCCGCTCCCCTCCGCCCCGTTCTGCGCCCGCGTGCGCCACCTCTTCGTCGGGAACCTGTGCGCGCACAGGTTCCTCGCACTGGGCCCAGGCTGCAACGTCGGCTCGGTGACAGCAACCTGGGCGCAGTCCGGACGGCATGCGAAGCGGT from Microlunatus sagamiharensis includes the following:
- a CDS encoding ABC transporter ATP-binding protein, which encodes MTDVSVAPDAPGAAGERVGPSTLRRIARLLAPYKTKMLLVLAAVVLSALLGVAAPFLTKAVFDDALFPVDGRAPDFHLLGWLVAGLCAIPVATALIGIGQNWLTSTIGNSAMADLRGDLFAHLQKMELAFFTATKTGAIQSRLANDVSGVRTVLTDTATTIVQNSVTVISAFVAMVLLSWQLTVITLVLMPLFVWLQLRVGRRRQRLARRTQESLSEMTAITEESLSVSGILLAKVFNRAGSEVRRYREENARQTRLQVEQAMTGRAFFALVQTFFAITPALIYLAAGFIITGRVTAGAATLTAGTLVAFTTLQARLQMPLIQLMRVTLDVQTSLALFRRIFEYLDLVPAIVERPGARPLPPTVSGGSVEFADVSFRYPEPRVLSGTAPGGPRFDEPAPERAPRVAVEGEVPPGERWTLRQLSLRIEPGQLAAIVGPSGSGKTTMTYLVPRFYDVTEGAVLVDGVDVREVTMDSLAETVGMVTQEPYLFHGTVYDNIAYARPGATEAEVHQAAVNANIHDRIMSFEDGYDTVTGERGYRLSGGEKQRLAIARVFLMDPRVLILDEATSALDTETERLVQEALERATRGRTTIAIAHRLSTIQNADVIFGLEDGRLVEQGTHAELLASGGLYARLYAEQFGDGKVEARFADGVLFTDGRTLCDPEDGDRERRRADVSV
- a CDS encoding DUF1697 domain-containing protein, producing the protein MTTYVAFLRGVNLGADRAVSMPRLVELAGGLGYADAWTYLRTGNLVLTTDRAASAVERELTHALREEYGADVDVTVRTAAELRAVLAANPFPDASASQVTVAFLVGEPPAGVEDRLAAVATEAEPYAVHGREVWVRYGAGQARSRLAAGFSRVVGVSATTRTLGTVEKVLARLDARAG